The segment CTTAGGCTCGGCCGGATCCTGGTAGCGCGTGGTGTAGGTCTTCCTGCTCGCGGCGAGCTTCAGGAAGACATCGAGCGGGACGATCTCCACCGGACCGTCGAGCTGTTGGGTGATCTCGACGAGACTGTTCACGTCGTTGGACTCGCGGACGTGGACGAGGAGGAAGTAGGGGCGGACGCGGTTGAGCGCGATGAGCTCGTTGAGATCGGCGGCTACCTCCTCGCGCGGCCGGCGCGGATTGATGTAGTAGTCGTATGAAATCAGCGGGCGCGAATCGCGCAGGTCGCGGGTGCGCGCCGGACCATAGCCGTTGATGAAGCCGATCACGTTCGGAAACGCCGCGTAGTATCGGTCGACGGTTTCCTTGGTGAGATCGGCATTGCCAACATTTCCGTCGGCGGCGGAGTTGTCCATGATCTCCATCACGCGCTCGTCGAGGACCTCCATCATCTCGTTGGCCTCGCGCATCAGAAGCGGGAACTTATCGGCCGGAATGTGATTTGGGTACATGTAGCCCGGGCCGGAGAGTCCGCCGATGAAGTAGTCGTTGGGCGTGGCGCTCTCGTGGAAATACTCGAGTGCGGCCGGCGTGAATTTCGTCCAGTTCATCGTGACCTGCCACGAGAACGGCAGCTTGCCGCGGCCGGGCTTGGTCCAGACGCCGATGCCGATGCTGTCGGACTGGACGAACGCGAGATAGACCTTGGGCCCGGCGGTGAGCTGGGCGTCGCGCGCGACGTGATGGTTATTGGTGAACTTGAAGCCCGGCGTGAAGCTGAAGTGGCAGTTGAAACTGAGATTGGGCAGATTGTGCAGGCCCTCCATCTTCAGGCCGTAGGTGGAGAGCAAGGTCGTGTGCTGCTCCTCGGTGTCCTTGCCATAGGCGTGCCAGCCGAAGACGATCGAAAGCGGCGTGAGCTCGGAGTAGAGCCGCTGCGCCAGGGCCAGTTCCTCCGCGTGAATCGGGTTGGCGGAGAGATCGTGGAAAAACATTTTGCGGCGAATGCCCCAATCCGCCATCGCCGGCATGCGGACCGCGCCGCGGTGGCCGCCCATCAGCATGATCGCATCGTGCGTGCAGCGCGACCAGTAGCGGTTGACGGCATCGGTGTAGATCTGGGCGTCGGTCTGTCCGGCGTAGCGGCCGCGGAGATCGTCGATCTGCGACAGACGATACGGCGCGAGCAGCGGCAACTGATCAGCCGTGACCACCAGCGCATCCTCGAGCCCGGCGATGGTGAAGGCGACATTCAGCGAGGCGCCGACAGCGGGATCCCAGATCACATAGCCTTTCGCGTGCCGCGCGAAGCGCGCGAGCGCGTCGGCGGCGGTTTTGATCTCGGTGAACGCGACGCCGTGCTTGCGCTGATAGAACTGGAACAGCGGCTCGGTGATTTCCCACTGGAAATCGGCGGGGTGCACGATGTAGAGCTGCGGCTCGTCGCGATTCGCCAGGCCCTGCAACGAGACGAGCAGCGCCTTTTCCGGCAGTCCGCCGGCGACGCGCCAGTCTTGATCCCAGCGCATGAAGAAAGCCGCGCGGCCGGATGCGGCGCCAGCGGTGACGGTGCCGAGCATCAACGAGAGAAACAGAAGAATTGGGCGCATGGTGTTATTTCTCGGCGGGGACTTTTGTGAAGCGGTAGACCAGCGGCCGCGACCGCGTGCTATGGAGCTCAATCAGCAGCAGGGCATTGTCGCCTTCGACGAGCCGGTATTCGGAGTAGATCCGCATGACGAAGTTGCCCTGCGAGCCCTCGATCAGTGGCTGCGCCTCGACGCGCAACGTCCGGTGATCGTCGAGCCAGGCGGCGGAGACTGGTGTGGGATGATCCTTTACCGGATAGAGCGCCATGTGGCGCTGCTCGACGCGGAAGAAGTCGGCGATCGAGGTAGGCCTGGCGGTGTCGACGACGTTGATCGCAGAGACTTTCGTCGCGATCCACTGCATGTCGTGGCGCAGGCTGACCTGCGTACCGGTGACAGAGATCACGAGATCCCACTGCTGCCAGCCATCGAGCGCGGAGCTGCGGGCGGGATCGAGTCGCCAGCGACCCTCGAACGGCGAGCTGGCATTCGCGGCAGTGGCGGCGCCGAGCAGCAGCGCCGCAAAAAGAAGAGGTCGGAGAAAACGCATGGGAGGTGAGGGTGTCTAGTTCGAATCGCGGAAGCGCAGCTTCTCCTCGTCGCGTTCGAGATATGGGACGCCGCGATCCATCCATTCGGGGCGCGGGGCGCCTTTGAGGAAATGGTCGAAGAACTGGCTCATGCGCCGCGCGAAGTCCTTCTGGTCGGCGCGTCGGCGGAGTCCGTGAAACTCGTTGTTGTAGTTGAACAGGTAGGCCTCCTTGTCGTGCCGGCGCAGCGCAAGGAAGAATTCGATCCCCTGATACCAGGGCACGGCGTCGTCCTGGTCATTGTGCAGCAGGAGCAGCGGCGTGGTGACACGATGCGCGAAGAAGACGGGGGAGTTTTCGAGGTAGAGCAGCGGAGCGTCCTGGAGCGAGCGGCCGATCCGACTTTGCGCCTGTTCGTATTGATATTGCCGCGGCCGGCCCGAACCCCAGCGGATGCCGGAGTAGGCGCTGGTCATGTTGCCGACGACTGCGCCGGCTTCGGCCGCGCGGAAGCGATTGGTCTGTGTGACCATGTATGCAATCTGGTAACCGCCCCAGGAGTGGCCTTGGATCCCAATGGCGTTCTCATCGACGAAGCCGCGGCGGACAAGTCCATCGATCGCGGGGAGGACGCATTTCAGCGCGCTCTGACCAGGATAGCCGACGGTGTAAGCTATGTCGGGCATCAGGATCAGATACCCGTTGCTGGTGTAGAACGGCGGGTTGACCACCGTGCCGGGCAGTGGCGGTGTGAACGTGTGCACGACCTGCGAGAGCCGCTCGTAGAGGTAAACAATGAGTGGGTATTTTTTGTTCGGGTCGAAGTTGGCCGGCTTGAACAGCGCGGCGGGAAGCTCAACGCCGTCGGCGTTGCGATAGGTGAGCAGCTCGGTGCTGCCCCAGAGGAACGGCGCGAGTTGCGCGCCGCCGTCGGTGACCTTGGCGGGCGCGGTGAATGAGGTGTTGGTCGCGAGCAGGTCCGGATAGAGATCGAACCGCGAGCCGCTGAGGATGACGCGATCGGCCTCGAGCGCGCGGCCGAGATAGCGGACGTTCTGGTCGCGCCACAGCAACTGTTCAGGGGCCACGTTGGCGGCGAACGAGGTTCGGAAAAATCCGGAGCTGCGGGTGACCTCGCTCTCGCCCCGGAGGATCAGCGGGCGCGAGGCATCGATGCCGCGTTTGTCGTCACCGGGCTCCGAAGCCTCGGTGTTCTGCACGCGCAGCTGAATCCGGTTCGCGCGACCGAAGCCGCGAGTCAGGTTGCGCGCCGGCCGGCCGTCGGGAAACACCTGCCAGACGTCGTAGCGATCGTAGATGAGCAGCGATTCGCCGTCGCGGGTCCAACCGGCGGTCCCACAGGAACCGGCGGGCTCCGGGACGTCGACGAGTTCGTCATACAGCGCAAATGGAATATTCGCCGACAGGGGCCGGATCGTGCCAGACTGTGCGTCGATGACGTGCCACTGTTTTTCGTGGAAGAAGGCGAGCCAGCGACCGGTGTGCGACCAGCGCTCGCCGGATTTCTCGCCGAGTTCGCGGTAAACGAGCTGGCGCTGGCCTGTGGCCGCGTCGACGAGATACAGGTCGTGATATGCCCGGTCGTAGGTTTCGCGGCGGCGGTAGGCGCGGTCGTCGCGGCCGAACCCGCGGGTGGCGTCGTCGTTCAAGACGACGTTGGCGAGGGCGGGATCGGCGAGTTGGACGTAGCGGTGGCTCGCGAGGTCGAAGACGCCGAGATAGGTGCGCTTGCGCTCCTGATCCGCGCGCACTTTCTGCATCGGCTGGATGTAGTCGTCGCGCCAGTGCCAGAGATCGAGCGAGACCTTGTCCTGGTCGAGCAGCTCCGCGAGCCGCGCGTCAGGCTCTTTGGGAAAAGGCGCGGCGGGCACGTGGATCTTTGTGCCGTCGAAGGAAAACGCTGCGGCCGCATCGCCGCTGACCGCGTAGCCTTCGGGCAATCCCGCCGTGCCGACCGGCACGATCTCCGTCGCCGCGGCGGTGCCGCGCTTCCAGTGGTAGAGTGCGAAACGCGGAGCCTTTGCTTCGGGCTCGGCGCGGTCCGAGGCGAACACGGCCTGGGTCTGCTCGCGATCCCAGGTGAACTTCACGTACCGACCGGGGCCAGAGACGAGGGCGATCGGAGTAGCGGAATCGCCGGGCGTGACGGCGTAAACCCCGTTCTCCGTCTCGGTGCGCGAAGCGACGGTGAACACGAGCATGCGGCCATCACGGGCGAACGAGTAGTCGAGCACGTTGGGGAATACGCGCTCCGCCTTCTCAGTCGGGGCATACAGTTGCCGCAGCACGAGGTCGCTCCCGTATTTCTGATCCTTCCGTTTCTTTTGCTTCTCCGGATCTGCCGGTGATTTTTTCTCGCTGCCGGTTTCCGCTGCTGCGGCGGCGGTGGTGGGCTCCGGCTTCGGCGCTTCATCCTTCGTCTCGGGTGGCGGCTCCTTCAGGTAAGCGACCCAGCCGCCACCTTTCGCTGGCACCTGAAAGCTTTTCACGGATGCGATCCGGGTGACGGTGCCGTTCGAGAGGTCCACGATTACGAGACCGTCCTTCGGCATCTCCTCCGGCTTCTTTTTGTCGCGTTTCGCCTGCAGGGTCTCGGCCTGCGCCGGGAAGGCGGTGGCGATGAGAAAACGTGAGTCGCTGGTGATCGCGATCGTGACTTCGCGCCGCGGAGCCGGCCGTTCGGGATTTTCCTCAGAGGCGGTGAGCGGCGGCGGCGGCAAAGCCCCGACGGGCACGCGGAATTCGGTGCTCCTGATGAGCGAGCGGGCGATCACGTCACCGTCGCCTTCCAGCGGCATGAACGAGTAGGCGAGCCATTGACCGTCGCGCGCGATGACGGGTGCGCCAATGGTCCGCCAGCTGTCGTAGTCGTCGTGGTTGAGGGGACGCCGGCCATCGGCGGCCGCAATGGCGACGGCGCTGAGACAGACCAGGAGCAAGGAACGGAGGAATGGGCGAACCATGAGCGAATTTGGGGGAGAATAGCGGAGAGGGAAGGCCAGGCGGTCGCCTCTCCGACTCAGCTGACTGACTTGGGAAGCTCGGCGCGCGCGCGTATCGCAACACCACCCTGAACAGACACACCACAACACCGGACGATACGCGCGCGGCCTCGCTAAGGATTTCGATAAATGGGATCGGTGGGTTGCTGATAGTGGGTCTCGTACGTTTTCTTGTTCGCGGCGTATTTGAGGAAGACATCGAGCGGCACGACCTCCACCGGTTCGGTCAGGCTGCCGATGATCTTCGACACTTTCTCTATCGTGTTCGCCTCACGCACGTGCATGAGGAGGAAATACGGCCGCTTTGGGTTGAGGCGCGTGAGTTCTTCGATGTCCGCGGTGGCCTCCTCGATTGAGCGATCGACCGCGAGGTAGTAGTCGTAGCTGAGAAACGGCCGGCCATCGCGTAGGTCGAACGTACGCGCGGTGCCGTAGCCGTTGATGAATCCGAGCACGTTCGGGAACTGCTCGTAGTAGCGATCGACGACCTCCTTCGGCAGATCGGTGTTGCCGACGTGGCGATTGCCTTCCGAGTAGTCCATGATCTCCAGCACGCGCAGATCGAGCCGCTCCATGAGCCCGCGGCCGACCTTCATCAGCGCCGGGAATTTGTCGGCGGGAATCGCCTTGGGGTACATGTAGCCCGGGCCGCTGAGTCCGCCGATGAAGTAGTCGTTGGGAGACTTGTCCTCGTAGAAGAACTGGAGGACGGGCGGATTTAGCCAGACCCAGTTCATGAGCACCTGCCAGGTGTACGGGATTTGACCGCGGCCGGGTTTGGTCCAGGTGCCGATGCCCATCGAGTCGGTGGAGACAGCGCACACGTAGACCTTGTCCGCGGCGACGAGCTTCTCATCGAGGCGGATGTGGTGGTTGTTGGTGAACTTGAAATCGGGCGTGAGGGGGATCTGCGAGGTGAACGAAACATTCGGCAGGTTATGCAGCCCCTCCATGATCAAGCCGTAGTTGCCGACCAACGAAGTGTGCTGGCCCTCGGTGTCCTTCGCGTAGGAATGCCAGCCGAGCACAACGCTCGCCGGCTGCTGTTGGCTGAGGATTTTACGCAGAAGGGCGATCTCCTCGACGTGTTCGGGATTGGCGGAAAGATCGGAGAAGAACGCGCGCTGCTGGATGCCGAAGTCGGCAATGCCCGGCTGCATCTGCGGGCCGGACTCACCGCCCATCACGACGTAGTAATAACGCGAGCAACGGTCGAAATAGTGATCGTAAGCCCATTGGTAAATGGCGTGGTCGGGCTGGCCGGTGAACCGGCCGCGGAGGTCCACCACGGGGCGCAAGCCGTGCTTGGCCGCGAGCGGGAGCTGATCCTCGGTGACGACGACGAGATCTTCGACACCGGCGATGGTGAAGGCCACGATGAGCGAAGAACGGACCTGTTTGTCCCAGACGACGCAGCCTTTGGCGAACTGGCCGAACTGGGCGAGCGCGGCGTCGGCGTCGTTGAGTGCGAGCCGCTCGAACTGCACGCCGTGACGCTGTTGGAGAAAGCGGATGAGCGGGTGAACGATTTCCCACTGCCAGCTTTGGGGATACTCGAGGTAGAGCCGCGCGTCGCCGCGGTTGGCGAGTCCCTGGAGCGAGATCAGCAAGGCGTGCACCGGCAGGTCGCCGTCGAGCCGCCAGTTCTCGGAGAGCGGAATGAGCGTGGCGGAGGCAGGCGCACGCGGGAGCTGCTTCGGTTCGAGCTGGGCACCTGCCGGAAGTGCAAGCCCGAGAAAAAAGAGAGAGAGCAGGAGGCGGCTCATGGTTGAGCGGCAGGGGAGACGCGGTTGAAGACGTAGACGATGGGCCGGTTGCGGGTGCTGCGCAGTTCGGTGACGACCAGTTGGGTGCCGCTGGCGGACACCTTGTAGTCGGCGAGGACGTTGACCTCGCGCGGCCCCTGCTGCGTGGCGAGAACCTGATCGGTGCTCACGCGGAGAATGCGGCCCTCGTCGAGCCATTGGGCGCGGATGCGCTTGGGATGTTCCGCGCTGGCGTAGGCGCCGAGGTGGCGATTGTCGGGCCACCACGGGGCGGCGACGATGCTGACCGGCTGGGAAAGATCGATGTCGGTGCGGTCTTCGAAGTCGCGCCGGGCCCAGCCCAGACGGCGTTGGAGGGAAATCTTGTCGCCCGCAATCGTGACGGTGAGGTCGAACGATTGCCAGGGGCTCAGCTCGGTGCTCCGGGCGGCGTCGTAGCGCCAGTGGCCGGCGAGCGATGACGGCGCGGCCCCCTGCAATGGGGTAAGAAACCCGAGCGCGAACACGCCCGTAAGCAGGGCGGGAGCGGTACGAAGCGAGACGAGCATGATGCGAATGACTCGGAAAAAAGCCGACCCCCGAAATGGAAGCCGGCTTGTCAACTGGAACGTTGCCTAAAGCCGAGGGCGGAGGCCCCTCCGGAGATGGTGCGGAACTGTGGAAGGAAGCCGTCGCCGAGGCGACACTACGGCACATCCGGCCCCGGGGCGTGGAACGCCTCGGGGCGAGTGCGAAGCAGCCTAGAACTCGAGGGTCGCCGAGAGAACAAACAGGCGGCCTTCGAGGATGCGGTAGAACCGGCCGCCATCCGGATTGGCGTAGAACGGAACCAGCTCATCGTGGTCGGTGAGGTCCTTGACGTTCACCTGAACCACGAAGTTCCGCTTCTGGGGCAGCGCGTAGTCCATCCGGATAAAGACGTCGGCGAACGTCTGCGAAGGCGCGTAGAACGCCTGGGACCGGTCGAAGGACATGTTGCCCAGCGCGTTCTTGGCCACGCCGAAGCCGATACCCATCCGGTCCTCCCAGCGGACGCCGCCGCCGACGGTGAGATTGCCAAAGTACTTCGGGATGATGCTGCTGTGGCGGCCGAAATTATAGCTGGTATTGAGATTCCAACGCCACTGCCGCTCTTCCTTGGCGGGATTGCCGTCCTCGGTCACGGCTTGCAGGACCGGGTCGACGATCGTGGTCTGCGCCACCTGCGCGAGGGTCTGCCCCGTGATTTCGTTGACGACGTACTTCTTGGCGAAATCGCTGTTCACCCATTTGGGCAGAACGAATTCGTTGATGTAGCGCTGCATGACCGGATACGTGTTCGACGTAACCGTCTTCTGCTTCGCCACGTTCATCAGAATCGTCCAGTGCGGCGTTGGATTGTAGGCGATCTCGAACTCGAGGCCTTCGCTCGTGAAGTCCTGCGTGCCGTTGTCGTTGGAGTTGCGGTTGGTCGTCGCCTGGGCGTTGGCCCAATCCGGTTGGAACCCGTTCATGTCGATCACGCCCTGGGGTGGCAGGTAGGCCTGGACATCGCTGGCCTTGAAGCCCTGCGCCACGTTGGCGGGGTTGTCGAGTTCGCGGGCAAGACTGAGCAGAATGCCCTCCGAGTTGCTCACGCCGCCCTTGTCGAACGAGTTGTTGAGCACGCCGGTTTCATACCAGTTGAAGCGACCCTGCAGCTTGCCATCGAGTGCGGAGACCATGAAGCCCATTTCCTCGGTGGCTCCGGTGAGGGGAGCAATCTGCTCATTGTAGATATTCACGCGGCCACCGGAGGGGCGGAAGTTGTCCGCCTTGCTCTTGTAGGCCGAGAAGTCCCAGCCGGCGGGAAGATACTTTTGCAGGAAGTCCGGCGTGTGCACCACGATGCTCCACGACTTGGTTTCCTCCTCGGCGTCGACTTTGAGGGGACGCGGCACGCCGGCGACATAGACCGGGTCGAAGATATTCTCGACGCCGGGGACGCCGGCGTAGTTTTGCGGCGCGCCGATGGCGCCGGACGACTGCTTGTCCTTGCGCCAGGTACCGGTAAGGATCACGGCCTTGTCCCACAGGTAGTGCTGCGCCACGACAACTTGCGAGTCGATCTCCGTGATCGATTTGCTCGACGAGAACGAGGAAGGGAAGCCGCCGTTATCGCGCAGCCCGTAAGCCGGCGAGGTGACGGTCTTGAAGGACTTGCTGACGCTGTCCCAGCCGACGAAGGAGCCGCCCTGCGCGCGGTCGCGATTCGGGCCGTACGTGACTCCGCCGATGCCCGCGCCGGCGAGATCGTTGATCGAGTTGGCCGCGAGGAAGTTCTTGCTGTTGGCCACGGGGAGCGTGTAAACGGAGGCGATGCGTGCGTCCGCTTGGTTGATACCGGCGCCGTTGATGACGCCGCCGCTGAACGCGCTGGCCAGCGAGCGGAGATCCAGCTGATCACGGCTGTAATGCCCCTCGCCGCCGGCGACGCTTTCCTCGATCAGGCCGGTGAGGGTCAACTTGCCGAGGAGCTTGGAGAGCCAGCCCTTCTTCAACATGTCAGTGGCGCGCAGTTCGACGAATCCGGTGGCGCGTTTCGATTCGCGGTCAGAGGCACTGAGATTACCCGTCCAGAGACCGCCCATGACGGGTTGGCCGAAGGAGGGGTTGGCCACCAGCGCGCCCGTGCCGGTGGCGTCGGCGGTGTTGATCAGGTAGCGGTTCGGGTCGATGTAGATCGTGCGCTGCTCGCTGCCTTGGAGTGAATTGTACCCCGAGGTGTTCATCGCCTGGTTATAATAGGAGAGTTCCATGCCGAGGCGGTTCTCGAACCAAGTCCCATCGAGTGAAGCGGTGTAGACGACCCAGTCGGAAAACTCCTGGGACGAACCACCGGAGAACAGGTTCTTGCGGTAGTCGTAGATGCTGCGATCGGTGATCTGCGTGCCGACGTAGCCGTTGCTGTAGAAAGTGGCGGTGCCGGCGGGGACCAGGGTACCGTCGGACCGGTAGCCCGAGCGACGGATGATCTGGGTCTCGGTGAAAGGCTGGAGCATCATCCACTCGCCGAGTCCGCCAGCGGAGGGAATACCACGGTTGCCCCGGACGTAGGGCGTGCCCATGAAGGTCGGATTGGGATTGGAAGGATCGCCGTAGAATGCGGCCATGCCCGCGCCGGTGCCGCTGCCAGCGAGGGTCAGGAACGTGCTGTTGGCGACGCCGGGGACGAAGGCGCCAGTGCCGCGGAAGAATGCGCCGGCTTCGGCCGGCGAGTTGAAGACCGGCTTGCCCATGTTGATCCAGGGCGTGATGCCGTCATTCGGCGGGATATAGTCCGGACGCGAGGCAGCGCGGTCCGCCGACTCAAAGCTGCCGCGCGCGGTGAGGTTGAACGGCAGTTTGACGGCGGCGGCAACAAAGTAGCGCTTGTCCTTGGAGAAGGCCTGCCGCTGCTCATAGCGCGTATCCTCGTTCAACGCGGCCACGTGGAGGGCGACGTACTTGTTAAGAACGTGATTATACCGAAGGGAGTAGCGCTGGGTGCCGTAGCTGTCGGTTTCGGCCCGGATGCGACCCCGATTGGAGAGGAAGTCGGCCTTGATCGTCGCGCTGTTCACAATACCACCGGGGCTGCCGAGGCCGAAGAGCGCTGAATTGGCTCCGCGTTGGACCTCGACACGATCGGTGTTGTAGGTGTCGAACGGGATATCAGTGATGAAGTAGTCCCGGGTGAGGTCGGCTGCCGCCAAGCCGCGGATACGGGTGATGCCGCCGCCATGACTGTCGCGCTGCTGTTCCGGAATCGGGTTGCCGGAGCTCTGGCTCGCGGTGAAGTTGCCGCCCAAGCCGCCCACTTCGGTGTTGGGCGTGAAAATCAGCACGTCCTCAAGATTGGCCGAGCCGGTGTCCTGGAGGAGTTCCTGGTTGACGATGGAGATCGAGGATCCGACATCACGGAGTTCGGTGCGAAGACGAGTACCTGCCAGAGTGGACGTCGCCTGATAGCCAATGTCGGATTCACCCGTGACGGTGAAGGGCGAGAGGATGATCGTATCGTCGTTTTCTTCAGCAGACAGAGCAGGGCTCTGAGGAAGAGCGGCCGGAGCGCTCTGGGCAAACAGGCCCCCCGCAACGATCAAGAAGGATGATGCGGCGAGCCACGGTTTGAGGTTTGTTTTCATTTCTTCGTTTGGTCCTTGGGGATTAGGCAACTAGCAAAACAGAACGGTAACACCGCGAACGCGAAAACCGGCGACGGGAGGTCGCCGGGCTACTCGCGTGTTGGAGGGCCTGGTTATTTGGTGGAGGTTTTGGCGGGATCGAAAGTAAGCAGACGGGGCGATACCAAAACGCCGATACGGCCGGTAACAGTGGGGTTGTCGATGCGCCAGAGGAGATGATCGACGACCTTGCGAATCAGCGTGGACAGGTTGATGTCGATCGCGGCCGGGGAGTGATCCAGATTGTGATAGATGACGGGATTGTAGTTGCCGAGGATGGCGTCGAAATCGCGCCCCGGCTGCTTGCCCGCCTCGCGCAGCGCGCGGAAAAACGAGCCGCAGAAGTGATCAGCGGGCAGATACAGGCCGGTCGTGCCCGGCGCGGCGTCGAGGAGGCGGTGCACCAAGGCGCCGCTTTCTCCGTGGAGCGGCGCGATTTCGAGATAGCTCACGCCGGGATTGGCGCGTCCGAAAATCGGATGCACGGTCAGTCCAAGCTCCTTCGCCCGCTCGGTGAAGGCGCGGCTGCGGGAGGCGATCGCGCTGTAATCGGGATCGCTCGCAATGATCGCCACTTCGCGGTGGCCGTGCGCTTTGAGATACTCGGCCGCCATCCGGCCATTCTCTTCGTTGTTGGGCTCGACGTAGTCGCCAGCGTAATCGGCACTGCGGCGCGTCATGAACCAGACGTGCGGAACGTTGCCGAGTTCCTTCAGGCAGCCGGGCGAAGGCTGCATGCCCTGCAGGATGATCCCGTCGAGATCCTCGTTCGCGAGATTGCGCGGCAGTTCATCCGGGGAGTTGGTGAACAACAAACGGACGTCGACGCGATAGTGCGGATCGGCGGCTTGAACCTGCAGCAATTGGTCGTGAAACCAATTGTGGCTCGGGTTGCTGGCGTTCGCACCGACAAACCAGACGCCGATCCGGCGCCGCTCCTGTTCACGCGATTTTGGCCCGCGGCGACTCGCCGCCGGGGCGGGCACGTAGTTGCATTGCTGCATGACCGCGCGGATCCGTGCCAAGCTCGCCGGAGCCACGAGCTTCGGTTGGTTGATCGCGCGGGAAACCGTCGCGGGAGAGACTCGGGCTTTACGGGCGATTTCAGCGAGCAACATGGGTGGGGTAGGTCAACCAGACTGAAACTTTCAGAAAACATGTGTGAAAATGCGGTTCTTCCGTCAAGACATTTTCTGGAAAACGTTGTAGAATTGGGAGGGAGAATCGGGCGGTTTCGTTGCAGGTGGGGAACGCGCCGTAGAGGGGGTTACTCACGCCGCAACCGCTTATGACACTGGGCGGGGCGCCGTCTGTGCTGTGCGTCCGCCCGGGTGGCGCCGCATTTTGCGACCGCGGTGAAATCGTTTCATGAAACGGATGAAAATTATGAAACGAAGGATT is part of the Opitutus terrae PB90-1 genome and harbors:
- a CDS encoding LacI family DNA-binding transcriptional regulator, with the protein product MLLAEIARKARVSPATVSRAINQPKLVAPASLARIRAVMQQCNYVPAPAASRRGPKSREQERRRIGVWFVGANASNPSHNWFHDQLLQVQAADPHYRVDVRLLFTNSPDELPRNLANEDLDGIILQGMQPSPGCLKELGNVPHVWFMTRRSADYAGDYVEPNNEENGRMAAEYLKAHGHREVAIIASDPDYSAIASRSRAFTERAKELGLTVHPIFGRANPGVSYLEIAPLHGESGALVHRLLDAAPGTTGLYLPADHFCGSFFRALREAGKQPGRDFDAILGNYNPVIYHNLDHSPAAIDINLSTLIRKVVDHLLWRIDNPTVTGRIGVLVSPRLLTFDPAKTSTK